A single Phragmites australis chromosome 4, lpPhrAust1.1, whole genome shotgun sequence DNA region contains:
- the LOC133914510 gene encoding WAT1-related protein At1g43650-like, whose product MAPPRASETGGVWSRYAPHVLMALTQLCYTLMYFITEAAFNRGLNPYVYVTYRHLLVAVLLWPFAYYHEKKLRPKMTLMLFLEIFVLSLLGVSLTLNMYFASLRYTSPTFVTSMVNTIATITFVIAIILRMEIVDVKSLRGLAKIAGTVVSFVGVTTMTLYKGAAITSLWKSPIHIQGGSVAHEGWMKGSVLAVASCICWSIWYIMQASSLKRYPAQLSLTVWMSMVGGIQSTAFTVFMQHKPEDWLIGFGLKFWCIVYSGLACNGFTVFVQLWCTEKKGPVFVTMFNPLTTIMVAILAYFIFGENLYVGSIIGGVVVILGLYMLLWGKEKDQEHGASKEQEPELDCEKQAKVSDDYAVQNETEAPKTIK is encoded by the exons ATGGcgcctcctcgggcctctgaaACGGGAGGGGTGTGGAGCCGGTACGCGCCGCACGTCCTGATGGCCCTGACGCAGCTGTGCTACACGCTCATGTACTTCATCACCGAGGCCGCGTTCAACCGGGGGCTCAACCCCTACGTCTACGTAACCTACCGGCATCTGCTCGTCGCCGTCCTCCTGTGGCCCTTCGCGTACTACCATGAGAA GAAGTTGAGGCCTAAAATGACATTGATGCTGTTCCTAGAGATTTTTGTACTGTCACTTCTTGG GGTGAGCTTAACTCTGAACATGTACTTCGCAAGCTTGAGGTACACATCTCCAACGTTCGTCACTTCCATGGTGAACACCATCGCTACGATTACGTTCGTCATCGCCATCATCCTCAG GATGGAGATTGTCGATGTCAAGAGCCTGAGAGGACTGGCAAAAATTGCTGGGACGGTCGTGTCATTTGTCGGGGTGACCACCATGACTTTGTACAAGGGAGCGGCAATAACCAGCCTCTGGAAGTCGCCTATCCACATACAAGGCGGCAGCGTTGCGCATGAGGGCTGGATGAAAGGTTCAGTCCTCGCAGTGGCCAGCTGCATCTGCTGGTCAATCTGGTACATCATGCAG GCGTCATCTCTAAAGAGGTACCCAGCCCAGCTCTCGCTGACGGTATGGATGTCCATGGTTGGGGGGATACAATCAACTGCTTTCACAGTGTTCATGCAGCACAAGCCGGAAGACTGGCTTATCGGCTTCGGGCTCAAGTTCTGGTGCATCGTCTACTCG GGACTCGCCTGCAATGGCTTCACAGTCTTCGTTCAGCTGTGGTGCACCGAGAAGAAAGGCCCCGTCTTTGTCACAATGTTCAATCCCCTCACGACGATCATGGTGGCCATCCTGGCCTACTTCATCTTCGGCGAAAACCTATACGTTGGAAG CATAATCGGAGGGGTGGTGGTGATTCTGGGCCTGTACATGTTGCTGTGGGGCAAGGAGAAAGATCAAGAACACGGCGCGAGCAAAGAGCAGGAGCCCGAGCTGGACTGCGAGAAGCAGGCCAAGGTAAGCGATGACTATGCGGTGCAGAACGAGACCGAAGCGCCAAAGACGATTAAGTGA
- the LOC133916912 gene encoding uncharacterized protein LOC133916912, with product MGFVSFVGRVLFVAAFLLSAYQEFNEFGADGGPAAKALQPKFNMLVKNISSHLGVVVPHIELKHVIAATIGLKGLGSLLFILSSSLGAYLLVLYLALITPIVYDFYNYDMEKAEFAQLFAKFTQELALFGALLFFLGMKNSIPKRQAKKKAPKAKAN from the exons ATGGGGTTCGTGTCCTTCGTCGGGAGGGTGCTCTTCgtcgccgccttcctcctctccgcctACCAGGA GTTTAATGAATTCGGAGCTGACGGTGGGCCAGCGGCAAAGGCCCTTCAGCCTAAGTTCAATATGCTTGTCAAAAACATCTCTTCACATCTGGGAGTAGTGGTGCCACACATTGAG CTGAAGCATGTGATTGCTGCTACAATTGGCCTGAAGGGTCTTGGAAGTCTTCTTTTTATCTTGAGTAGCTCTCTCGGTGCTTATCTCCTG GTGCTCTACCTTGCTTTGATCACACCTATTGTCTATGACTTCTACAACTACGACATGGAGAAGGCAGAATTTGCGCAGCTCTTCGCGAAGTTCACACAG GAGCTGGCTCTCTTTGGAGCACTCCTCTTCTTCCTGGGCATGAAGAACTCGATTCCGAAGCGGCAGGCAAAGAAGAAGGCTCCCAAGGCGAAGGCAAACTAA